In Paeniglutamicibacter kerguelensis, one genomic interval encodes:
- a CDS encoding maltokinase N-terminal cap-like domain-containing protein: protein MSVIHETTMVPTKRELMAGWLPKQDWFEGGGTPVLSVAGGFRLDDPAGEVGLEMILVRDSGQGNPVLYHVSLSYRGAELAGAEEYLLGTSEHGVLGTRWIYDAAGDPVWQRQMRALISGEVPAQHQNDSNALDATVAVVLAPQADGPGDVQTDVRGEVPQPALAVIRRPEAGGSGSGGACAWVNASWADAEGNIVAGAVVELS from the coding sequence ATGAGCGTCATCCACGAAACGACAATGGTTCCGACAAAGCGCGAGCTGATGGCCGGTTGGCTGCCGAAGCAGGACTGGTTCGAGGGCGGAGGGACTCCCGTGCTCAGCGTGGCCGGCGGGTTCCGGCTTGACGATCCGGCCGGCGAGGTCGGCCTGGAAATGATCCTGGTGCGCGATTCCGGGCAGGGGAATCCGGTGCTTTACCACGTCTCGCTGAGCTACCGCGGGGCCGAACTTGCCGGCGCGGAGGAGTACCTGCTGGGCACCAGTGAGCACGGGGTGCTGGGCACCCGCTGGATCTACGACGCCGCAGGCGACCCTGTGTGGCAGCGGCAGATGCGTGCCTTGATTTCCGGCGAGGTGCCGGCGCAGCACCAAAACGATTCGAATGCGCTCGATGCCACGGTCGCCGTGGTGCTTGCGCCGCAGGCCGACGGACCGGGCGACGTGCAAACCGACGTGCGGGGCGAGGTGCCGCAACCGGCGCTTGCGGTCATCCGCCGCCCGGAAGCGGGCGGATCGGGCTCCGGGGGAGCGTGTGCATGGGTCAACGCGTCGTGGGCCGATGCCGAGGGCAACATCGTTGCAGGTGCCGTCGTCGAACTTTCCTAG
- a CDS encoding inositol monophosphatase family protein, with amino-acid sequence MNQHPKHLHPANAGEAAAPLEDADLPTHLLGIAREAAAAGAAVLAERGRSRVAADTKSAAGDWVTDFDRRAETAVRDVIAAARPNDSITGEEYGRTVPQLPSGYRWSIDPLDGTANFVRGIVYYCTSVAVYGPDHGAPGTGRWLAAAINAPALGTEYYAAAGSGAWLAESNHGVRAGGQPTAEPRPVMRLHGGDKEEAGRLLATGFGYDEDRRQFQVGALLGLMPGFANVRRLGSAALDLCLVADGTLDAYAEYGTQEFDWAAGALIAEEAGIPVLRPAREPGWQAAGHFDFTALPAAE; translated from the coding sequence ATGAACCAGCACCCAAAGCACCTGCACCCGGCAAATGCCGGGGAGGCGGCGGCGCCGCTCGAAGACGCGGACCTGCCGACCCACTTGCTCGGAATCGCCCGTGAGGCAGCCGCTGCGGGTGCTGCGGTGCTGGCCGAGCGCGGTCGGTCCAGGGTCGCCGCCGACACCAAGAGTGCCGCGGGGGACTGGGTGACCGACTTTGACCGGCGGGCGGAAACTGCTGTACGCGATGTCATCGCCGCTGCCCGACCCAACGACTCGATCACCGGGGAAGAATATGGCCGTACCGTCCCGCAGTTGCCATCGGGCTACCGCTGGTCAATCGACCCCCTGGACGGAACCGCGAACTTTGTCCGCGGCATTGTGTATTACTGCACCTCGGTGGCTGTCTACGGCCCGGACCATGGAGCTCCGGGGACCGGGCGCTGGCTGGCTGCGGCCATCAACGCCCCGGCCCTGGGCACCGAATACTATGCCGCGGCAGGCTCCGGGGCCTGGCTGGCCGAATCGAACCATGGCGTCCGTGCCGGTGGGCAGCCGACTGCTGAACCGCGGCCGGTGATGCGGTTGCACGGCGGCGACAAGGAGGAAGCCGGCCGGTTGCTGGCCACAGGTTTCGGCTACGACGAGGACCGCCGGCAGTTCCAGGTGGGCGCGCTGTTGGGGCTCATGCCGGGATTCGCGAATGTACGGCGGTTGGGATCGGCGGCGCTGGACCTGTGTTTGGTGGCCGATGGCACGCTGGACGCCTATGCGGAGTACGGCACGCAGGAATTCGACTGGGCGGCGGGCGCACTGATCGCCGAGGAGGCCGGAATTCCGGTGCTGCGGCCTGCCAGAGAACCGGGTTGGCAGGCCGCCGGGCATTTTGACTTCACGGCGCTGCCCGCGGCCGAATAA
- a CDS encoding carbohydrate ABC transporter permease, with product MRIKSISSGIWTAVALAVAVAWAFPVYWMFNSSFLPNAVLQSATPTFLPFGGSFDNFKAVFADGKFVAALGISLSVTLTTVAVALFVAFLGALAISRFKFKGRKSFILAMLLIQMLPAEGMFIAQYKMMSSVGLLNNVLGLTLLYTAAVIPFTIWMLRGFVAGVPAELEEAGMVDGLSRTQAFMRITFPLLAPGLVASGVYAFLQAWNEFTVALVVMTEDQMKTLPLWLRGFVQASATRETDWGLVMAASMMVAVPVIIFFMIVQSKMSSGLVGGAVKG from the coding sequence ATGCGGATTAAATCGATCTCGTCCGGCATCTGGACGGCCGTTGCGCTCGCCGTCGCCGTGGCCTGGGCCTTCCCCGTCTACTGGATGTTCAACTCGTCCTTCCTGCCCAACGCGGTGCTGCAGTCGGCCACCCCGACGTTCCTGCCCTTCGGCGGATCGTTCGACAACTTCAAGGCGGTCTTCGCCGACGGCAAGTTCGTCGCCGCGCTGGGCATCTCGCTGAGCGTCACGCTGACCACCGTGGCCGTGGCGCTGTTCGTCGCATTCCTGGGCGCACTGGCGATCAGCCGGTTCAAGTTCAAGGGCCGCAAGTCCTTCATCCTGGCGATGCTGCTGATTCAGATGCTGCCGGCCGAGGGCATGTTCATCGCCCAGTACAAGATGATGAGCTCCGTGGGCCTGCTGAACAACGTGCTGGGCCTGACCCTGCTCTACACCGCCGCGGTCATCCCGTTCACCATCTGGATGCTGCGCGGCTTTGTCGCCGGCGTCCCGGCCGAGCTCGAGGAGGCGGGCATGGTCGACGGCCTCTCCCGCACCCAGGCGTTCATGCGCATCACCTTCCCGCTGCTGGCCCCGGGGCTGGTGGCCTCCGGCGTCTACGCGTTCTTGCAGGCGTGGAACGAATTCACCGTCGCCCTGGTGGTGATGACCGAGGACCAGATGAAGACGCTGCCGCTGTGGCTGCGCGGATTCGTGCAGGCCTCCGCGACCCGCGAAACCGACTGGGGCCTGGTCATGGCCGCCTCCATGATGGTTGCCGTGCCGGTGATCATCTTCTTCATGATCGTGCAGTCCAAGATGTCCTCGGGCCTGGTCGGCGGGGCGGTGAAGGGCTGA
- a CDS encoding glycoside hydrolase family 3 N-terminal domain-containing protein produces the protein MNRSIPAIGSAADALSSSVSVSVSAPMSDAGLRALAAGTLMPGFTGTTMPAWIGSALGAGLGSVCIYGTNLSSPGQLAALMGRLRAASPTVLLTLDEEGGDVTRLHYLTGSNQPGNAVLGRINDPATTAASAAAIADELAALGFNLNLAPDADVNSTPENPVIGVRSFGADAALVAEHTAAWVRGLQEAGVAACAKHFPGHGDTATDSHLALPTIDVDLETLRDRELVPFAAAIAAGVASIMTSHIMVPALDAENPATFSRIILGDLLRVRLGFEGAIITDALDMAGACAITGIEVAAVRALAAGADLLCLGSETSAERYEGILDTIVAAVRAGDLPLERLRDAARRTAELAAAYPPATPAGTGKAPDSATITAAFGVSDAARTWLADPALPALVQVDSEANMAVGHVPWGAAAVGANTDLDAVDRHAKISLVGRALDAGHPIWQLADSLRAGGRRVIVVECGWPRGGADVVTFGASLTVSAALAGLLAPQRATRESTAGMSA, from the coding sequence ATGAACCGTTCGATCCCCGCCATCGGATCCGCGGCCGACGCGCTGTCGTCGTCCGTGTCCGTGTCCGTGTCCGCGCCGATGTCCGACGCCGGGCTTCGCGCCCTCGCCGCCGGCACCCTGATGCCCGGCTTCACCGGCACGACGATGCCTGCCTGGATCGGGTCCGCGCTTGGTGCCGGGCTGGGTTCGGTGTGCATCTACGGCACCAACCTCAGCTCCCCGGGACAGCTGGCCGCGCTCATGGGCCGGCTGCGCGCCGCGTCGCCCACCGTCCTGTTGACCCTGGACGAGGAGGGCGGGGACGTCACCCGCCTGCACTACCTCACCGGTTCCAACCAGCCGGGCAACGCGGTGCTCGGGCGCATCAACGACCCCGCGACCACGGCGGCCTCGGCCGCGGCGATCGCCGACGAGCTGGCGGCGCTGGGCTTCAACCTGAACCTCGCCCCCGATGCCGACGTGAACTCCACCCCGGAGAACCCCGTGATCGGGGTGCGCAGCTTCGGCGCCGACGCCGCACTGGTCGCCGAACACACCGCGGCCTGGGTGAGGGGCCTGCAGGAAGCCGGCGTCGCAGCCTGCGCCAAGCACTTCCCCGGCCACGGGGACACCGCCACCGATTCGCACCTTGCGTTGCCGACGATCGACGTGGACCTTGAAACGCTGCGCGACCGCGAGCTCGTGCCCTTCGCCGCGGCCATCGCCGCCGGCGTCGCCAGCATCATGACCAGCCACATCATGGTCCCGGCGCTGGATGCGGAAAACCCCGCGACTTTCTCGCGTATTATCCTGGGCGACCTGCTGCGCGTCCGCCTGGGCTTCGAGGGCGCGATCATCACCGACGCGCTGGACATGGCCGGCGCCTGCGCGATCACCGGGATCGAGGTCGCCGCCGTGCGGGCACTTGCCGCCGGCGCCGACCTGCTCTGCCTGGGCTCGGAAACCTCCGCCGAGCGCTACGAGGGCATACTCGACACGATTGTCGCTGCGGTCCGCGCGGGCGACCTGCCGCTGGAGAGGCTGCGCGATGCCGCACGCCGCACCGCGGAACTGGCCGCCGCCTACCCGCCGGCGACCCCTGCCGGCACCGGGAAGGCACCGGACTCCGCGACCATCACCGCGGCCTTCGGGGTCTCCGATGCCGCCCGCACCTGGCTGGCCGACCCGGCCCTCCCGGCGCTGGTGCAGGTCGACTCCGAGGCGAACATGGCGGTGGGCCACGTTCCGTGGGGCGCCGCCGCGGTCGGCGCCAACACGGACCTCGACGCCGTGGACCGGCATGCGAAGATCTCCCTGGTCGGCCGCGCGCTGGATGCCGGGCACCCGATCTGGCAGCTCGCCGATTCCCTGCGGGCCGGCGGCCGACGGGTCATCGTCGTCGAATGCGGCTGGCCGCGCGGAGGGGCGGACGTTGTCACCTTCGGCGCCTCGCTGACCGTCTCCGCCGCGCTGGCAGGGCTGCTCGCCCCGCAGCGCGCAACCCGCGAATCAACCGCCGGCATGAGTGCATGA
- a CDS encoding ROK family transcriptional regulator — protein MNTSRDPLRSMASGAAALPSHGRAHNLSLALQTLHSTGPMSRADLSRTLGLTRVTVSDLISELLERGHVIELGQSEEIRPGKPAIMVDLNRRGLQIIGLDLAENSVLRAAVLDLDGNILHRVETTTGDEKGQEVTQLVLDLATRAIGLATAPLLGIGVGTPGIVDHDGVVLTAPNLDWKDLPLRELLEQRTGLPTLVANDADAAVLAEFTFGGGANDMILVKVGRGVGSGLMVNGQRARGVHSAAGEIGHVVVGTDGGLECKCGKRGCLETWLSVPFLERGLAAAAALEDPGSAAENVLQIAGERLAVALAPIVGALDLAEVVLSGPAHLLEGTLRQSVEKTLVERMLPHRPPLVEVRLAKEPQDVVLRGTAVMVLWNQLGVA, from the coding sequence ATGAACACCTCACGGGACCCTCTGCGCAGCATGGCATCAGGCGCAGCAGCGCTGCCTTCACACGGCCGCGCACACAACTTGTCCCTTGCATTGCAGACGCTTCATTCAACGGGCCCGATGAGCCGCGCGGACCTTTCGCGCACCCTCGGCCTGACCCGCGTCACGGTATCGGACCTGATCTCCGAACTGCTCGAACGCGGACATGTCATCGAACTCGGCCAGTCCGAGGAAATCCGACCCGGGAAACCCGCTATCATGGTCGATCTAAACCGCCGGGGGCTGCAGATCATCGGTCTGGACCTCGCAGAAAACTCGGTGCTCCGCGCCGCCGTCCTGGACCTGGATGGAAACATCCTGCACCGCGTGGAAACCACCACCGGGGACGAAAAGGGACAGGAAGTCACGCAGCTTGTGCTCGACCTGGCAACCCGGGCCATCGGCCTCGCCACGGCGCCGCTGCTTGGCATCGGCGTCGGCACCCCGGGCATCGTCGACCACGACGGCGTGGTGCTCACCGCGCCCAACCTGGACTGGAAAGACCTTCCGCTGCGTGAACTGCTCGAACAGAGGACCGGGTTGCCCACGCTCGTGGCCAACGACGCGGATGCAGCGGTTCTCGCCGAATTCACCTTCGGGGGCGGCGCAAACGACATGATCCTGGTCAAGGTCGGCCGCGGCGTGGGCTCCGGGCTCATGGTCAACGGCCAGCGCGCCCGCGGGGTTCACTCGGCAGCCGGGGAAATCGGCCACGTCGTGGTCGGCACCGACGGCGGCCTCGAGTGCAAGTGCGGCAAGCGCGGCTGCCTGGAAACCTGGCTGTCGGTCCCCTTCCTCGAACGCGGACTCGCCGCAGCCGCGGCCTTGGAAGACCCCGGCTCCGCCGCCGAAAACGTCCTGCAGATCGCCGGCGAGCGCCTCGCCGTGGCACTGGCGCCCATCGTCGGGGCCCTTGACTTGGCCGAAGTCGTCCTCAGCGGACCGGCACACCTCTTGGAAGGGACCTTGCGCCAAAGCGTTGAAAAAACGCTGGTGGAACGGATGCTTCCGCACAGACCACCCTTGGTGGAAGTCCGCCTCGCCAAGGAACCGCAGGACGTGGTCCTGCGCGGCACCGCGGTCATGGTTCTTTGGAATCAGTTGGGAGTGGCCTGA
- a CDS encoding ROK family protein: MRLGLDIGGTKTAAAILHDDGSVAALHTAPSGHGPGEVVAVASMLAKAAIAEVSAARFAVAGFAAAGTARSIGPDTATATARPTLTRGDLPVRAGACMPGLVDPASGMVRHAVNLGVDSMDLRRGLSEALEMDVSVENDVKAAALGADALLRARSGAADAPAAASSSFAEGRTLAYLNLGTGLAAAVVRDGQVLRGRDGIVGEIGHLPVAGGTRCKCGQFGCLETLASGSALDRLWRVPGGRGLDPFAAAASGDPVAAHAAQVLCHGIAISLQLLVLTTGAERIVIGGGLCALGNALENGIRSELTRDAAASDFVASLELADRFELLPSDVPVAALGAALLPARDQL, from the coding sequence ATGAGGCTCGGACTGGACATCGGCGGCACCAAGACGGCCGCCGCAATCCTGCACGACGACGGATCGGTGGCCGCCCTGCACACGGCCCCCTCCGGGCACGGCCCGGGCGAGGTCGTCGCGGTGGCTTCGATGCTGGCCAAGGCCGCGATCGCCGAGGTCTCGGCCGCAAGGTTTGCGGTTGCGGGGTTCGCGGCCGCCGGCACCGCCCGCAGCATCGGCCCCGACACCGCCACCGCCACCGCAAGGCCCACACTCACTCGCGGCGACCTGCCGGTCCGTGCCGGGGCGTGCATGCCGGGGCTCGTGGATCCGGCCAGCGGCATGGTCCGCCACGCGGTGAACCTGGGTGTCGACTCCATGGACCTGCGCCGCGGACTTTCCGAGGCGCTGGAGATGGACGTGAGCGTCGAGAACGATGTGAAGGCGGCCGCGCTCGGCGCAGATGCGCTGCTGCGCGCCAGGTCCGGCGCAGCGGATGCGCCCGCCGCCGCGTCTTCGTCTTTCGCGGAGGGCCGCACCCTGGCGTACCTGAACCTCGGCACCGGCCTGGCCGCGGCGGTGGTTCGCGACGGCCAAGTGTTACGCGGCCGTGACGGAATCGTCGGGGAAATCGGCCACCTTCCGGTGGCCGGCGGGACGCGGTGCAAGTGCGGCCAATTCGGCTGTCTGGAGACGCTGGCCTCCGGCTCGGCGCTGGACAGGCTGTGGCGGGTGCCGGGGGGCCGCGGCCTCGATCCCTTTGCCGCCGCGGCGTCCGGGGACCCCGTGGCCGCGCACGCCGCGCAGGTGCTCTGCCACGGGATCGCGATTTCCCTCCAGTTGCTGGTTCTCACCACGGGCGCCGAGCGGATCGTGATCGGAGGCGGACTGTGTGCGTTGGGAAACGCACTGGAGAACGGGATACGCTCGGAGTTGACCCGTGATGCGGCGGCCTCCGACTTCGTCGCATCGTTGGAGCTGGCCGACCGCTTTGAACTGCTGCCCTCCGATGTACCGGTCGCCGCCCTTGGTGCGGCGCTGCTGCCGGCACGAGATCAGCTTTAG
- a CDS encoding carbohydrate ABC transporter permease gives MPTHAPAPPAQQQQPQPVEPASAKIPVPLVKKRRSKTPLLLIAPTLIILVAALGYPVGWQVYTSFQKFGLKQQFGAPPEFVGLENYTALLSDPNFWVILGRSLLFCLLAAGTTVVIGFLLAILMKRVGTVARLALQISMLLAWAMPVVAAMTVWVWLVDWRRGVLNWLLTRFGFDAEGHNWLAEPLTFFAIALVIVVWMSVPFVALSIYAGLTQISEEVLEAAAMDGATGMQRIRYIIMPLITPVLSIVLLLQLIWDLRVFTQIKLLQDAGGVANETHLLGTYIYQMGVGSGDFGAASAVSILMLIITIAISWYYVRSLMKEED, from the coding sequence ATGCCCACCCACGCCCCGGCGCCGCCGGCGCAGCAACAGCAACCGCAACCGGTTGAACCCGCCAGCGCCAAGATCCCCGTTCCCCTCGTCAAAAAGCGCAGATCCAAGACGCCGCTCTTGTTGATCGCCCCGACGCTGATCATCCTGGTCGCGGCCCTGGGATACCCCGTGGGTTGGCAGGTCTACACCAGCTTTCAGAAATTCGGGCTGAAGCAGCAATTCGGCGCACCTCCCGAATTCGTCGGACTCGAAAACTACACGGCACTGCTGTCCGACCCGAATTTCTGGGTCATCCTGGGCCGTTCCCTGCTCTTCTGCCTGCTCGCCGCCGGCACGACGGTGGTCATCGGCTTCCTCCTGGCGATCCTCATGAAGCGCGTGGGCACCGTGGCCAGGCTGGCCCTGCAGATCTCCATGCTGCTGGCCTGGGCCATGCCCGTGGTCGCGGCCATGACCGTCTGGGTCTGGTTGGTCGACTGGCGCCGCGGCGTGCTGAACTGGCTGCTGACCCGCTTCGGGTTCGACGCCGAGGGCCACAACTGGCTCGCCGAACCGCTCACCTTCTTTGCCATCGCGCTGGTCATCGTCGTGTGGATGTCCGTGCCGTTCGTGGCGCTGAGCATCTACGCGGGCCTGACCCAGATCTCCGAGGAGGTGCTGGAGGCCGCGGCCATGGACGGTGCCACCGGCATGCAGCGCATCCGGTACATCATCATGCCGCTGATCACCCCGGTGCTCTCGATCGTGTTGCTGCTGCAGCTGATCTGGGACCTGCGCGTGTTCACCCAGATCAAGCTGCTGCAGGACGCCGGAGGCGTGGCCAACGAGACCCACCTGCTGGGCACCTACATCTACCAAATGGGCGTCGGCTCCGGCGACTTCGGCGCGGCAAGCGCCGTGTCCATCCTGATGCTCATCATCACCATTGCCATCAGCTGGTACTACGTGCGCTCGCTGATGAAGGAGGAAGACTAG
- a CDS encoding GNAT family N-acetyltransferase: MTTATLTDASTLTIRPAVEADYPHIARITVDSYLDAGHFDDPDHEYLQFVQQVAARHAASEILVAERDGVVIGSVTLVRPGSEYADIALEGELEFRMLVIDPAVQRTGAGRALLNAVIDRAREIEDVHTVSLTTGGHWVAARALYEADGFHHASERDWYVPNTEIVLVVYTLAL; the protein is encoded by the coding sequence ATGACTACAGCAACCCTCACCGATGCCAGCACCCTGACGATCCGTCCCGCCGTGGAGGCCGACTACCCGCACATTGCGCGGATCACCGTCGACTCCTACCTGGACGCGGGCCACTTCGATGACCCGGACCACGAGTACCTGCAGTTCGTGCAGCAGGTTGCCGCGCGTCACGCGGCCTCCGAGATCCTCGTCGCCGAGCGCGACGGCGTTGTCATCGGCTCGGTCACCCTGGTGCGCCCGGGCAGCGAGTACGCCGACATCGCGCTGGAAGGCGAACTCGAGTTCCGCATGCTGGTCATCGACCCGGCGGTGCAGCGCACCGGGGCCGGCCGCGCACTGCTGAACGCGGTGATCGACCGTGCCCGCGAGATCGAGGACGTCCACACCGTCTCGCTGACCACCGGCGGCCACTGGGTTGCGGCCCGCGCCCTCTACGAGGCCGACGGATTCCACCATGCCTCCGAGCGCGACTGGTACGTGCCGAACACCGAGATCGTCCTGGTCGTTTACACGCTGGCGCTCTAG
- a CDS encoding extracellular solute-binding protein: protein MKKYLGLAALTTAAALSLTACGGSGAPAASSAPVSAGSAAASDPAGNADKTITLWLAGADTPEELRTYLKDTFKTKTGATLKIEEQGWGDLVTKMTTALPDANNTPDVVEMGNTQSPTFTNIGAFLDVSDMFEELGGAKLIPSFVEAGAVDGKNFTLPYYAGSRYMFQRGDVWKEAGVETPTTLDEYNTAVKTITEKNPRDIKNFSGFFLGGQDWRNGISWIFANGGELAKKEGDAWASTLSDPNTLKGLAQLQDLYKSASKAPADAKDATPWLYINDADQILDEAGKPTGKTSLAAATIMAPGWAHWSIGDMEKDAKTGKDVRTWNDKKFSAFVLPGNDGNPAPVLAGGSNIGISAKSQNPELAKELMRIIFSSDYQDMLGKNGLGPANSDNNDSMGEDQFAKAAIASASNSKLTPAAPGWAAVESSLKLEEFFGKIRDTADLEALAKEYDAQITPMLNLK, encoded by the coding sequence ATGAAGAAGTACCTTGGGCTTGCGGCCCTCACGACCGCCGCGGCACTCTCCCTGACCGCTTGCGGCGGCAGCGGGGCACCCGCTGCATCCTCCGCGCCGGTTTCCGCCGGTTCCGCGGCGGCCAGTGATCCGGCAGGCAACGCGGACAAGACCATCACCCTGTGGCTGGCGGGCGCCGACACCCCGGAAGAGCTTCGCACATACCTGAAGGACACCTTCAAGACCAAGACAGGCGCCACCCTCAAGATCGAGGAGCAGGGCTGGGGCGATCTGGTCACCAAGATGACCACCGCGCTGCCCGATGCCAACAACACCCCGGACGTCGTGGAAATGGGCAACACCCAGTCCCCGACCTTCACCAACATCGGCGCCTTCCTGGACGTCTCCGACATGTTCGAAGAGCTCGGCGGCGCCAAGCTGATCCCGTCCTTCGTCGAGGCCGGCGCCGTGGACGGCAAGAACTTCACACTCCCCTACTACGCGGGCTCGCGCTACATGTTCCAGCGCGGCGACGTGTGGAAGGAAGCAGGCGTCGAGACCCCCACGACCCTGGACGAGTACAACACCGCGGTGAAGACCATCACCGAGAAGAACCCGCGCGACATCAAGAACTTCTCCGGCTTCTTCCTCGGCGGCCAGGACTGGCGCAACGGCATCTCCTGGATCTTCGCCAACGGCGGCGAACTGGCCAAGAAGGAAGGTGATGCGTGGGCCTCGACCCTCTCGGACCCGAACACCCTCAAGGGCCTGGCGCAGCTGCAGGACCTGTACAAGAGCGCTTCCAAGGCCCCGGCCGACGCCAAGGACGCCACCCCGTGGCTCTACATCAACGATGCCGACCAGATCCTAGACGAAGCGGGCAAGCCGACCGGCAAGACCTCGCTAGCGGCGGCCACCATCATGGCCCCGGGATGGGCCCACTGGTCGATCGGCGACATGGAGAAGGACGCCAAGACCGGCAAGGACGTCCGCACCTGGAACGACAAGAAGTTCTCCGCCTTCGTACTCCCGGGCAACGACGGCAATCCGGCACCGGTTCTGGCCGGCGGATCCAACATCGGCATTTCCGCCAAGTCCCAGAACCCGGAGCTGGCCAAGGAACTGATGCGCATCATCTTCTCCTCGGACTACCAGGACATGCTCGGCAAGAACGGACTGGGCCCGGCAAACTCGGACAACAACGACTCGATGGGTGAGGACCAGTTCGCCAAGGCGGCCATCGCCTCGGCATCGAACTCCAAGCTGACCCCGGCCGCACCGGGTTGGGCAGCGGTCGAATCCTCGCTGAAGCTGGAGGAGTTCTTCGGCAAGATCCGCGACACCGCGGATCTGGAGGCCCTGGCGAAGGAATACGACGCCCAGATCACCCCGATGCTGAACCTGAAGTAG
- the gatC gene encoding Asp-tRNA(Asn)/Glu-tRNA(Gln) amidotransferase subunit GatC encodes MSAISREDVAHLAHLAHIEMSDAELDKMTGELGVIVEAIASVSEAASADVPATTHPIALFNVFREDVVGPTLTAEEALLNAPDSTDTRFKVPAILDGE; translated from the coding sequence ATGTCTGCCATCAGCCGTGAGGACGTTGCGCACTTGGCGCACCTGGCCCACATTGAGATGAGCGATGCCGAGCTGGACAAGATGACCGGCGAGCTCGGTGTCATTGTCGAAGCAATCGCGTCGGTGTCCGAAGCCGCGTCCGCCGATGTTCCGGCCACCACCCACCCGATTGCGCTGTTCAACGTCTTCCGCGAGGACGTCGTCGGTCCGACGCTCACCGCCGAGGAAGCGCTGCTGAACGCGCCGGATTCCACCGACACGCGCTTCAAGGTGCCGGCCATTTTGGATGGAGAGTAA
- a CDS encoding glucosamine-6-phosphate deaminase: MEVLIVDTPEEAAAFAASAVLDGLRAYGTGNPVLGLATGSSPLGLYAELAAAAQRGEVDFSAARGFALDEYVGLDDTHEQSYRQTLIREVCNVIGLPESGLNVPNGNGETVAQIAEQAAAYDEAIKAAGGVDVQILGIGANGHLGFNEPASSLRSRTRIKRLASQTREDNARFFDGLDQVPTHCVTQGLGTVQEAGRLVLIATGSHKAEAIAAAVEGPLSASCPGSVLQLHPDAVVVLDEAAASRLKNRAYYDDAAAGLQFGI, encoded by the coding sequence ATGGAAGTTTTGATCGTCGATACCCCCGAGGAAGCTGCGGCGTTTGCCGCATCGGCAGTGCTCGATGGTTTGCGGGCCTACGGCACGGGGAACCCGGTGCTGGGCCTGGCCACCGGGTCGTCGCCGCTGGGGCTCTATGCCGAACTGGCCGCCGCTGCGCAGCGCGGGGAGGTCGATTTCTCCGCCGCCCGGGGCTTCGCGCTCGATGAGTACGTGGGCCTGGATGACACGCACGAGCAGTCCTACCGCCAGACGCTGATCCGCGAGGTCTGCAACGTGATCGGCCTGCCCGAGTCCGGGCTGAACGTGCCCAACGGCAACGGGGAAACCGTTGCGCAGATCGCCGAGCAGGCAGCCGCCTACGACGAGGCGATCAAGGCCGCCGGCGGGGTCGACGTGCAGATCCTGGGCATCGGCGCCAACGGGCACCTGGGCTTCAACGAGCCGGCCTCCTCGCTGCGCAGCCGCACCCGCATCAAGCGCCTGGCCTCGCAGACCCGCGAGGACAACGCGCGCTTCTTCGACGGCCTGGACCAGGTCCCGACCCACTGCGTGACCCAGGGCCTGGGCACCGTGCAGGAAGCCGGCCGTCTGGTACTCATCGCCACCGGCAGCCACAAGGCCGAGGCGATTGCCGCGGCCGTCGAGGGTCCGCTGTCCGCCTCGTGCCCGGGCTCGGTGCTCCAGCTCCACCCGGATGCCGTGGTGGTGCTCGACGAGGCTGCCGCCTCGCGCCTGAAGAACCGTGCCTACTATGACGATGCCGCCGCGGGACTCCAGTTCGGCATCTAG